One stretch of Camelus bactrianus isolate YW-2024 breed Bactrian camel chromosome 21, ASM4877302v1, whole genome shotgun sequence DNA includes these proteins:
- the EMC8 gene encoding ER membrane protein complex subunit 8, with the protein MPGVKLTTQAYCKMVLHGAKYPHCAVNGLLVAEKQKPRKEHLPLGGPGAHHTLFVDCIPLFHGTLALAPMLEVALTLIDSWCKDNSYVIAGYYQANERVKDASPNQVAEKVASRIAEGFSDTALIMVDNTKFTMDCVVPTIHVYEHHENKWRCRDPHYDYCEDWPEAQRISASLLDSRSYETLVDFDNHLDDIRNDWTNPEINKAVLHLC; encoded by the exons ATGCCCGGGGTGAAGCTGACCACCCAGGCGTACTGTAAGATGGTGCTGCATGGCGCCAAGTACCCGCATTGCGCCGTCAACGGACTGCTGGTAGCCGAGAAGCAGAAGCCGCGCAAGGAGCATCTCCCCCTGGGCGGCCCAGGCGCCCACCACACCCTCTTCGTGGACTGTATCCCCCTCTTCCACGGCACCCTGGCCCTCGCCCCCATGCTGGAGGTGGCCCTCACCCTG aTTGATTCATGGTGCAAAGATAATAGCTATGTGATTGCTGGTTATTATCAAGCTAATGAACGAGTAAAGGATGCCAG TCCAAACCAGGTTGCAGAGAAGGTGGCCTCCAGGATCGCCGAGGGCTTCAGCGATACAGCTCTCATCATG GTAGACAACACTAAGTTTACGATGGACTGCGTGGTACCTACGATCCACGTGTACGAACACCACGAAAACAAATGGCGCTGCAGAGACCCGCACTA TGATTACTGTGAAGACTGGCCGGAGGCCCAGAGGATCTCAGCATCGCTCCTGGACAGCCGGTCCTACGAAACGCTCGTGGATTTTGATAACCACCTGGATGACATTCGGAATGACTGGACAAACCCAGAGATCAATAAAGCTGTTCTGCATCTGTGTTAG